In Flavobacterium gelatinilyticum, a genomic segment contains:
- a CDS encoding polysaccharide deacetylase family protein, producing MAVIFIWIGINAFGSARISSNYHIKTFCSNPLETEKKIALTFDDGPSIYTLEVLNLLKKYNAKATFFCIGKNIEQHPEILQKVIDEGHLLGNHSYSHSKFFDFYNAKKITEELRKTDELLEKFTSKKINFFRPPYGVTTPSIRRALKVTQHKTIGWNIRSLDGGTTNVELILSRIKKRVSPGGIVLLHDTGTHSVFVLEQFLQFLQQNNYQVVSIEELLNFKAYGN from the coding sequence TTGGCTGTAATTTTTATTTGGATTGGAATAAATGCATTCGGTTCGGCCCGGATTTCTTCCAATTATCATATAAAAACGTTTTGCAGTAATCCGTTAGAAACTGAGAAAAAAATTGCCCTGACTTTTGACGACGGCCCAAGCATTTATACTTTGGAAGTTTTAAATCTTCTTAAAAAATACAATGCAAAAGCGACTTTCTTCTGCATTGGAAAAAATATCGAACAACATCCTGAAATTCTCCAAAAAGTGATTGATGAAGGTCATTTGCTTGGAAATCATTCCTATTCGCATTCTAAGTTTTTTGATTTTTATAATGCAAAAAAAATAACCGAAGAACTTCGCAAAACAGATGAGCTTCTGGAAAAATTTACTTCCAAAAAAATCAACTTCTTTCGTCCACCTTATGGAGTTACAACACCTTCAATTCGAAGAGCTTTAAAAGTTACCCAACATAAAACAATTGGCTGGAATATTCGTTCTCTTGACGGAGGAACTACAAATGTGGAATTGATTTTGAGTCGAATTAAAAAACGTGTTTCTCCCGGCGGAATTGTACTTTTGCATGATACAGGAACACATTCTGTTTTTGTCTTGGAACAGTTTTTGCAATTTTTACAGCAAAATAATTATCAAGTCGTTTCGATTGAAGAGCTTTTGAATTTTAAAGCTTATGGAAATTGA
- a CDS encoding porin family protein translates to MKKIALIAFVLCIGLAKSQAQVKVNPGLRGGINFSTLTNIDDNRAKTDFYVGGLVNIKFNKYFSLQPEVTYSRQGDEGREYLGNGYSYRYINYELNYLTLGAVAKFNIGGKGFHILGGPSLDFKISDNYINTKPENFDLAIVGGVGYSLPNGLTFEARIKQGLVDIYGYDGIDYDDNDYYYNDVILNQVFQIGISYTFKVK, encoded by the coding sequence ATGAAAAAAATAGCCTTAATTGCATTTGTTTTATGTATAGGTCTTGCAAAATCGCAGGCGCAGGTAAAAGTTAATCCCGGACTTAGAGGCGGTATAAATTTTTCGACATTAACCAATATTGATGATAATAGAGCAAAAACTGATTTTTATGTCGGCGGATTGGTGAATATTAAATTTAATAAATATTTTTCGTTACAGCCTGAGGTAACCTATTCAAGACAAGGCGATGAAGGAAGAGAATATCTTGGAAACGGTTATAGTTATCGTTATATAAATTATGAATTAAACTACTTAACACTTGGAGCGGTTGCAAAATTTAATATTGGCGGTAAAGGTTTTCACATTTTAGGAGGTCCGTCTTTAGATTTTAAAATTTCTGATAACTATATCAACACTAAACCTGAAAATTTTGATCTTGCTATTGTTGGAGGTGTTGGATATTCACTGCCAAACGGATTAACGTTTGAAGCCAGAATTAAACAAGGATTAGTTGATATTTATGGTTACGACGGTATTGATTATGATGATAACGATTATTATTATAATGATGTTATTTTAAATCAGGTTTTCCAAATTGGTATCAGTTATACTTTTAAAGTAAAATAA
- a CDS encoding beta-ketoacyl synthase N-terminal-like domain-containing protein, with protein sequence MKKTYINGVGCISTQKTFDTVFLEEAVVNHDENVLAIVPPAYKEYISPAASRRMAKGVKNGIVASALAMKDANVENVDAIITGTGLGCIEDSEKFLKSILDNKEEFLTPTSFIQSTHNTVGAQIALLQQCKGYNFTYVNGAVSFESALLDAKMQIEEDEANSILVGGVDENGDYTTALFKLNGRIKADNTAPYDVLTSKTSGAVYGEGASFFVLENEKKDNTYAELLDVAIVNALEENEVEASIVSFLKSNNLEISDIDALVLGFDGNADFENYYRNLAEKSFAQTPVLYYKHLSGEYDTASAFAFWMASKILKTQEIPEIIKVNSVTKSAYKTILLYNQLSGKNHSFTLLSK encoded by the coding sequence ATGAAAAAAACATATATAAATGGAGTAGGCTGTATTTCGACTCAAAAAACATTTGATACTGTTTTTTTGGAAGAAGCTGTTGTAAACCATGACGAAAATGTACTGGCGATTGTTCCGCCGGCATACAAAGAATACATTTCTCCCGCTGCCAGTCGAAGAATGGCAAAAGGTGTAAAAAACGGAATCGTTGCTTCGGCTTTGGCCATGAAAGATGCCAATGTTGAGAATGTTGATGCCATTATTACCGGAACGGGTTTAGGATGTATCGAAGATTCTGAAAAATTCCTAAAAAGTATTTTAGATAATAAAGAAGAGTTTCTTACTCCGACTTCTTTTATTCAATCAACTCATAATACCGTTGGTGCGCAAATTGCACTTTTACAGCAATGTAAAGGGTATAATTTTACGTATGTAAACGGTGCAGTTTCTTTTGAATCGGCACTTTTGGATGCTAAAATGCAGATTGAAGAAGATGAAGCGAATTCAATTTTAGTTGGTGGTGTCGACGAAAATGGAGATTATACAACTGCTCTTTTCAAACTAAACGGACGTATTAAAGCAGATAATACCGCACCTTATGATGTTTTAACTTCTAAAACTAGCGGTGCCGTTTATGGAGAAGGCGCTAGTTTTTTTGTTTTAGAAAATGAAAAAAAAGACAATACTTACGCCGAACTTTTGGATGTTGCTATTGTTAATGCTTTAGAAGAAAATGAAGTTGAAGCTTCAATTGTATCTTTTCTAAAATCAAATAATTTAGAGATTTCAGATATCGATGCTTTGGTTTTAGGTTTTGATGGAAATGCAGATTTCGAAAATTATTACAGAAATCTTGCTGAAAAATCGTTTGCTCAAACTCCTGTTTTGTATTACAAACATTTAAGCGGTGAATACGATACAGCTTCGGCATTTGCTTTTTGGATGGCTTCAAAAATTTTAAAAACACAGGAAATTCCAGAAATTATAAAAGTAAACTCGGTTACAAAATCAGCTTACAAAACTATTTTATTGTACAATCAATTAAGCGGAAAAAATCATAGTTTTACGTTACTTTCAAAATGA
- a CDS encoding DUF2062 domain-containing protein, which translates to MKPILSRQELLSSISFCVIVPTYNNHKTLKRVLDSILDFTSDIIIVNDGSTDETPEILKQYSQLTQIHHPKNLGKGRALRNGFRKAIEQNFEYAVTIDSDGQHFPSDIPVFLEEIHNQPNSLLIGSRNMTQENVPRKSSFGNKFSNFWFKFETGIKLEDTQSGFRLYPLKLIPKRFCTNKFEFEIEVIVRSAWKGIPVKNVPVQVLYDPAERVSHFRPFQDFTRISILNTVLVTNALLYIKPRDFFRRAKKKGFKRFFLEDILESNDSNFKKSAAIALGIFIGLSPFWGFQTVLLFTFAALFRLNKVIAYLTSNVSFPPFIPFIIYASLQVGSVFVSSNAPLVLDSSITLDDIQKNATQYIVGSLILASVSALTVGLISYLLLTAFSSKNETNI; encoded by the coding sequence ATGAAACCTATTTTATCAAGGCAGGAACTGCTTAGTTCTATTTCGTTTTGTGTTATTGTGCCTACCTACAATAACCATAAAACATTGAAAAGAGTGCTCGATTCTATTTTAGATTTCACTTCAGATATTATTATTGTCAACGACGGTTCTACAGATGAAACGCCTGAGATTTTAAAACAATATTCGCAGCTTACCCAAATTCACCATCCTAAAAACTTAGGCAAAGGAAGGGCGCTGCGAAATGGTTTTAGAAAAGCCATCGAGCAAAATTTTGAGTACGCCGTTACAATAGATTCTGACGGCCAGCATTTCCCATCAGATATTCCGGTTTTTCTGGAAGAAATACACAATCAGCCCAATTCGCTTTTAATTGGAAGCCGAAACATGACGCAGGAAAATGTACCGCGAAAAAGCAGCTTTGGAAACAAATTCTCTAACTTTTGGTTTAAGTTCGAAACCGGAATCAAACTCGAAGACACTCAATCCGGTTTTAGATTGTATCCGTTAAAATTAATTCCGAAACGATTTTGCACCAATAAATTTGAGTTCGAAATTGAAGTAATCGTGCGTTCTGCCTGGAAAGGGATTCCGGTAAAAAATGTTCCGGTTCAGGTTTTGTATGATCCGGCTGAAAGAGTTTCGCATTTTCGCCCGTTTCAAGATTTTACCCGAATCAGTATTTTGAATACAGTTTTGGTAACCAATGCTTTGCTTTACATAAAGCCGAGAGATTTTTTTAGAAGAGCAAAAAAAAAAGGTTTTAAAAGATTCTTTCTAGAAGATATTTTAGAAAGCAACGATTCTAATTTTAAAAAATCTGCCGCAATTGCTTTAGGTATTTTTATCGGACTTTCGCCTTTTTGGGGATTTCAAACCGTACTCCTTTTTACTTTTGCCGCTTTGTTCAGACTCAACAAAGTCATTGCTTACCTTACGTCAAACGTAAGTTTTCCGCCTTTTATTCCGTTTATTATTTATGCTTCGCTTCAAGTCGGCAGTGTTTTTGTTTCCAGTAATGCGCCACTGGTTTTAGACAGTTCGATTACACTCGACGATATTCAAAAAAATGCAACGCAATATATCGTAGGAAGTCTTATTTTAGCATCCGTTTCTGCACTAACCGTTGGCTTGATAAGTTATTTACTTTTAACGGCTTTTAGTTCTAAAAACGAAACAAATATTTAA
- a CDS encoding phytoene desaturase family protein, which yields MKKQYDVVIIGSGLGGLVSAVILAKEGCSVCVLEKNNQYGGNLQTFVRDKTIFDTGIHYIGGLGEGQNLHQYFKYIGIMDHLNLKKLDENGFDIISFDDDKTEYPHAQGFENFIEKLTQYFPEEKENLEKYCQKIKAVCKTFPLYNLESEGKYDDEILTLNAKETIDSFTQNEKLKAVLAGSNFLYAGIAEKSPFYVHALVVNSYIESSWRCVNGGSQITKQLLKQLKNFGGEFFKHKEVTQFEVENQKVNSVKMKDGTEVSGTYFISNIEPKTTLKMAGQENFRKPFFNRIQNLESVLSAFSLYIVFKPKTFKYINHNYYHFKSANDVWTSYEYDENSWPKTFMASMNPSKKDEEWADGMTFLTYMKYDDVKAWENTFNTTSEENERGESYDEFKAKKAAKFLDEIEKKFPGIRDCIKSVHTSTPLSYRDYIGGDGGNMYGYVKDSNNPMKTMIPTKTKVENLYLTGQSINMHGVLGVTVGAVITCSEIVGKEYLLEKIKKASE from the coding sequence ATGAAAAAACAGTACGATGTAGTCATCATTGGCAGCGGTTTAGGCGGATTGGTTTCTGCTGTTATTCTGGCAAAAGAAGGCTGCAGCGTTTGTGTACTCGAAAAAAACAATCAATATGGCGGCAATCTGCAGACTTTCGTTAGAGATAAAACCATTTTTGATACCGGGATTCATTACATCGGAGGTTTAGGCGAAGGCCAGAATCTGCATCAATATTTCAAATATATTGGAATAATGGATCATTTGAATCTGAAAAAATTGGACGAAAATGGTTTTGATATTATTTCTTTTGATGATGATAAAACCGAATATCCGCATGCGCAAGGTTTCGAAAATTTCATTGAAAAACTAACTCAATATTTCCCAGAAGAAAAAGAAAATCTTGAAAAGTATTGCCAGAAAATAAAAGCGGTCTGCAAAACATTTCCGCTTTACAATCTGGAATCTGAAGGAAAATATGATGATGAAATTTTAACGCTTAACGCGAAAGAAACGATCGATTCTTTTACTCAAAATGAGAAGCTAAAAGCGGTCTTGGCAGGATCTAATTTTCTTTATGCCGGCATAGCCGAAAAATCGCCGTTTTATGTTCACGCACTTGTTGTCAATTCGTATATCGAAAGTTCGTGGCGTTGCGTAAATGGCGGAAGTCAGATTACGAAACAGCTTTTGAAACAGCTCAAAAATTTTGGAGGCGAATTCTTCAAACATAAAGAAGTAACCCAATTTGAAGTTGAAAATCAAAAGGTAAATTCGGTTAAAATGAAAGACGGAACAGAAGTTTCCGGAACGTATTTTATTTCGAACATTGAACCAAAAACAACTTTGAAAATGGCGGGTCAGGAAAACTTTAGAAAACCCTTTTTCAATAGAATTCAAAATCTGGAAAGTGTACTTTCTGCTTTCAGTTTGTATATCGTTTTTAAGCCGAAAACTTTTAAATATATCAATCATAATTATTACCATTTTAAAAGTGCCAATGATGTTTGGACTTCGTATGAATACGACGAAAATTCTTGGCCCAAAACTTTTATGGCTTCTATGAATCCGTCAAAAAAAGATGAAGAATGGGCAGACGGAATGACGTTTTTAACGTACATGAAATATGATGATGTTAAAGCTTGGGAAAACACGTTTAATACCACTTCTGAAGAAAACGAAAGAGGCGAAAGTTACGATGAATTCAAAGCCAAAAAAGCAGCAAAGTTTTTAGACGAAATCGAGAAAAAATTCCCCGGAATAAGAGATTGCATCAAATCAGTGCATACTTCTACTCCACTTTCATATCGTGATTATATTGGCGGAGACGGCGGAAATATGTACGGGTATGTTAAAGATTCAAATAATCCGATGAAAACGATGATTCCGACTAAAACTAAGGTAGAAAATCTTTATCTTACAGGCCAAAGTATTAACATGCACGGTGTCTTGGGAGTTACGGTTGGAGCAGTCATAACTTGCTCAGAAATTGTAGGAAAAGAATATCTGCTCGAAAAAATTAAAAAAGCATCTGAATAA
- a CDS encoding 1-acyl-sn-glycerol-3-phosphate acyltransferase has protein sequence MHQYFYAIHLFVTRRKTLSVLLAVLMLVVFGFFASRLKFEEDITKLIPTNDKTDVTAKVLKQLNFADKTTVIFSLDKNGSAEDLKEMATVFSDSVSKSCKPYITGIQGKIDEENIQETIDFVYNNLPLFLDDKDYAAIEKKLQKDSIAATVQGNYKSIISPSGFITKDFILQDPFGISFIALKKLQQLNIGDDFTLENGFVMTKDKKKLLLFITSNIPSSETEKNTIFAEKLKSIQENLNQKFKGKTSISYFGSALIAVANANQIKGDIILTTSIAMFTLMLILILFYRKVLIPLIIFLPTVFGGLFAVAFLYFVREQISAISLGIGSILLGITIDYSIHILTHYKHNSDVKTLYKDITMPVIMSSSTTAVAFLCLLFVKSDALNDLGIFAAVIVMASAIFSLLIIPHLYKPKENPAEHKKNLIDKMAHFSFHNNKILIGLCVIITIICCFTYNDVGFNNDLSQLNFIPKDIKAAEKQLEESTSLTSKTIYVASYGKTMEEALQHNSRLFENLNTEKQQHKILNFSSVGGIVLSKAAQLQKIEKWNSFWNSQKKQFVKSELIAEGAKLGFKPTTYNLFFDQLDSDFKPISAKDYLQIKALQLQEFITEKNGFYTVSTLVKVAPEQRDAFVKSTSKTENVIAIDRQQMNETFFSTLKTDFNSLVNYSFVAVILILFFFFRRIELVIISCIPIALTGIVTAGIMGIFGIQMNIFSMIVCTLIFGHGVDFSIFMTSALQKEYTNGKNEIAIYRTSIILAVITTILGIGAMIFAKHPALTSISSVSLIGVFAALIITFIFYPILFKVFLSNRPKKGNPPFQLRTFTHGVISFAYYGLGGIVMSIFSFTIMPILPLNKKTKMQAFRYVISKFMKSVLYSNPFIRKKVINNFNETFEKPAVIIANHSSFLDILSIGMLSPKIIFLVSDWVYNSPIFGGVVRKAGFYPVSEGLEGGVEHLRKKVNEGYSLMVFPEGTRSENNVIKRFHKGAFFLAEEFKIDVLPVVIHGASELIPKGDFVIHHGKLTVTILERITPENLSFGSNYTERTKQISSFFKAEYRKIRQELEGPDYFKTMLVNSYDYKEIEIGNSVKKDLKQNLETYYNLNKHIGPKVKMLHLGNDYGQLDVLLALQEPQRKIVSFINEEEKLLVAKTNYLVKKRKIIYLEKLESALENHYDILLISDENYQEEIEKVISTASSIILVNCSRLKNQLKDFEIVFEENTLIVFKKK, from the coding sequence ATGCACCAATATTTCTACGCCATTCATTTGTTTGTAACCCGAAGAAAAACGCTGTCGGTTCTTTTGGCTGTTTTGATGCTTGTGGTTTTTGGTTTCTTTGCTTCGAGATTAAAATTTGAAGAAGACATTACCAAACTTATTCCGACCAACGACAAAACCGATGTTACCGCCAAAGTTTTAAAACAATTAAATTTTGCCGATAAAACAACTGTAATTTTCAGCTTGGATAAAAACGGTTCTGCCGAGGATTTAAAAGAAATGGCAACTGTATTTTCGGACAGTGTTTCTAAATCCTGTAAACCTTACATAACTGGAATTCAGGGAAAAATTGACGAAGAAAACATTCAGGAAACCATCGATTTTGTTTACAATAATCTCCCTCTTTTTCTAGACGATAAAGATTATGCTGCTATCGAAAAGAAGCTTCAAAAAGACAGTATTGCAGCGACCGTTCAGGGAAATTACAAATCGATTATTTCTCCGTCTGGATTTATTACCAAAGATTTTATTCTGCAAGATCCGTTTGGAATTTCATTTATCGCTTTAAAAAAATTACAGCAATTAAATATTGGCGACGATTTTACGCTGGAAAATGGTTTTGTAATGACAAAGGATAAAAAGAAATTACTGCTTTTTATCACTTCGAATATTCCTTCGAGCGAAACGGAAAAAAATACCATTTTCGCCGAAAAACTAAAATCGATTCAGGAAAATCTAAATCAGAAATTTAAAGGGAAAACTTCTATCAGTTATTTTGGTTCGGCGTTGATTGCCGTTGCCAATGCCAATCAGATTAAAGGAGATATTATTTTGACAACATCAATCGCGATGTTTACCTTAATGCTGATCTTGATTTTATTTTACCGAAAAGTTTTAATCCCGCTGATTATTTTTCTTCCAACAGTTTTTGGAGGTTTGTTTGCAGTTGCATTTTTATATTTCGTTAGAGAACAGATTTCGGCCATTTCATTAGGAATTGGTTCTATTTTATTGGGAATCACGATTGATTATTCTATTCATATTCTCACGCATTACAAACACAACAGCGATGTAAAAACTTTGTACAAAGACATTACAATGCCCGTGATTATGAGTAGTTCTACAACTGCGGTTGCGTTTTTATGTCTGCTTTTTGTAAAATCGGATGCGTTGAATGATCTCGGAATTTTTGCAGCCGTTATCGTAATGGCTTCGGCTATTTTCTCGCTTTTGATTATTCCTCATTTATATAAACCAAAAGAAAATCCGGCAGAACACAAGAAAAATTTGATCGATAAAATGGCTCATTTTTCTTTTCACAACAATAAAATCTTAATCGGACTTTGTGTTATCATCACCATTATTTGTTGTTTTACGTATAATGATGTTGGTTTTAATAACGATTTATCGCAGCTAAATTTTATTCCGAAAGACATTAAAGCTGCCGAAAAACAATTGGAAGAAAGTACAAGTTTAACTTCCAAAACCATTTACGTGGCTTCTTACGGAAAAACAATGGAAGAAGCTTTGCAGCATAACAGTCGTCTTTTCGAAAATTTAAATACAGAGAAACAACAACATAAAATTTTAAATTTCAGTTCGGTTGGCGGAATTGTGCTTTCCAAGGCAGCACAACTACAAAAAATCGAGAAATGGAATTCATTCTGGAATTCGCAGAAAAAACAATTCGTTAAATCAGAATTAATTGCTGAAGGCGCTAAACTTGGTTTTAAACCAACAACTTACAATTTGTTTTTTGATCAGTTAGATTCTGATTTCAAACCAATTTCTGCCAAAGATTATCTTCAAATAAAAGCACTTCAGCTGCAAGAATTCATTACAGAGAAAAATGGTTTTTATACCGTTTCGACTTTAGTAAAAGTTGCTCCGGAACAGCGCGATGCTTTTGTAAAATCTACTTCTAAAACAGAAAACGTAATTGCAATCGATCGTCAGCAAATGAACGAAACGTTTTTCAGTACTTTAAAAACCGATTTTAATTCGCTTGTAAATTATTCTTTTGTCGCCGTAATTTTAATTCTGTTTTTCTTTTTCAGAAGAATCGAATTGGTCATTATCAGCTGTATTCCAATTGCTTTAACGGGAATTGTAACGGCAGGAATTATGGGCATTTTTGGCATTCAAATGAATATTTTCAGCATGATAGTCTGCACCCTGATTTTTGGTCACGGAGTCGATTTTAGTATTTTCATGACGAGCGCTTTACAAAAAGAATACACAAACGGAAAAAACGAAATTGCCATTTACAGAACATCGATTATTCTGGCGGTAATTACAACTATTCTCGGAATCGGAGCGATGATTTTTGCAAAACATCCTGCTCTGACTTCTATTTCATCTGTTTCCTTAATCGGAGTTTTTGCCGCATTGATTATCACTTTCATTTTTTACCCAATTCTGTTCAAAGTCTTTTTATCAAATCGTCCGAAAAAAGGAAATCCTCCTTTTCAATTGCGAACTTTTACTCATGGTGTAATTTCGTTTGCTTATTATGGTTTGGGCGGAATTGTAATGTCGATTTTCAGTTTTACCATAATGCCGATTCTGCCATTGAACAAAAAAACCAAAATGCAGGCTTTTAGATACGTGATTTCAAAATTCATGAAATCTGTCTTGTACTCGAATCCGTTTATTCGCAAAAAAGTCATTAATAATTTCAACGAAACATTCGAAAAACCAGCGGTAATCATTGCCAATCATTCTTCGTTTCTAGACATTTTATCGATCGGAATGCTGAGTCCAAAAATCATTTTCTTGGTAAGCGACTGGGTTTATAACTCTCCTATTTTTGGCGGTGTTGTTAGAAAAGCAGGTTTTTATCCCGTTTCTGAAGGTCTTGAAGGCGGCGTTGAACATTTACGCAAAAAAGTAAATGAAGGATACTCGCTAATGGTTTTTCCCGAAGGAACGCGATCAGAAAACAATGTTATCAAAAGATTCCACAAAGGTGCATTTTTCCTTGCCGAAGAATTTAAAATAGATGTTCTTCCTGTTGTTATTCATGGTGCTTCAGAGTTAATTCCGAAAGGTGATTTTGTTATTCATCACGGAAAATTAACGGTTACCATTTTAGAAAGAATCACACCAGAAAATCTTTCGTTTGGAAGCAATTATACAGAAAGAACCAAACAAATAAGTTCGTTTTTTAAAGCCGAATATCGCAAAATCAGACAAGAACTAGAAGGTCCGGATTATTTTAAAACGATGCTCGTTAACAGTTACGATTATAAAGAAATCGAAATTGGAAATAGCGTAAAGAAAGATTTAAAACAGAATCTCGAAACGTATTACAATCTAAATAAACACATTGGCCCAAAAGTAAAAATGCTTCATTTAGGAAACGATTACGGGCAATTGGATGTTTTACTGGCGCTGCAGGAACCACAGCGAAAAATAGTTTCTTTTATAAATGAAGAAGAAAAATTGCTGGTTGCCAAAACGAATTATTTAGTCAAAAAGAGAAAAATAATATATCTCGAAAAATTAGAATCAGCACTTGAAAATCATTACGATATACTTTTAATTTCTGATGAAAATTATCAAGAGGAAATCGAAAAAGTAATTTCAACCGCTTCTTCTATAATTTTAGTGAATTGTTCTCGTTTAAAAAATCAGTTGAAGGATTTCGAAATTGTTTTTGAAGAAAATACTTTAATCGTTTTTAAGAAAAAATAA
- a CDS encoding 3-hydroxyacyl-ACP dehydratase produces the protein MVLKDFYKVLSEEKTGDAKYNFRILVNANHEVFKGHFPGNPIMPGVCMIQIIKELTEKITESSLMIQSLSNVKFMALINPEINPELLLELDIVTTEDDLVKVKNTTYFNETTALKLSNVYKKI, from the coding sequence ATGGTTTTAAAAGACTTTTACAAAGTACTTTCAGAAGAGAAAACAGGCGATGCTAAATATAATTTTCGTATATTAGTTAATGCCAATCATGAGGTTTTTAAAGGTCATTTTCCTGGAAACCCAATCATGCCGGGCGTTTGCATGATTCAGATTATTAAAGAATTAACAGAAAAAATTACAGAAAGTTCTCTAATGATACAATCTTTGTCTAACGTAAAATTCATGGCATTGATAAATCCGGAAATCAATCCGGAACTTCTTTTAGAACTTGACATTGTAACCACAGAAGATGATTTGGTAAAGGTGAAAAACACCACATATTTTAACGAAACCACAGCTTTGAAATTAAGCAATGTGTATAAAAAAATATAA
- a CDS encoding outer membrane lipoprotein carrier protein LolA, translating into MKTKIAILILFISGSLFAQEQKMTAVEIAQFKEDVNVVAKKIKTLSTDFVQYKHLDFLSKDIETSGKMVFKEPSLLQWQYKKPYNYSITFKNGKILINDEGKKSAVDIGDSKIFARINKLIVGSVSGNMFDDKEFTISYFKLKGQNLAKFIPKDATLKKYIKQIELTFDKEEATVVQVKLLESSEDYTRIVLKNKVINAKIDDSVFTN; encoded by the coding sequence ATGAAAACTAAAATAGCAATACTAATTCTTTTTATTTCAGGCAGTTTGTTTGCTCAGGAACAAAAAATGACTGCTGTAGAAATAGCTCAATTTAAAGAAGATGTAAATGTGGTCGCGAAAAAAATCAAAACCTTAAGTACAGATTTTGTGCAGTATAAACATTTGGATTTTTTGTCGAAAGACATCGAAACTTCTGGAAAAATGGTTTTTAAAGAACCTTCACTCCTTCAATGGCAATATAAAAAACCATACAATTACAGCATTACTTTCAAAAACGGAAAAATCCTGATTAACGACGAAGGAAAGAAAAGCGCCGTTGATATTGGCGACAGTAAAATCTTTGCTCGAATCAATAAATTAATAGTTGGAAGTGTGAGCGGAAATATGTTTGACGATAAAGAATTTACGATTTCTTATTTTAAACTAAAAGGTCAGAATCTGGCGAAATTTATTCCCAAAGATGCTACGCTGAAAAAATACATCAAACAAATCGAACTGACTTTTGATAAAGAAGAAGCAACTGTGGTTCAGGTAAAACTTTTAGAATCATCTGAAGATTATACCCGAATTGTACTCAAAAATAAAGTGATCAATGCAAAAATCGACGATTCAGTTTTTACTAATTAA
- a CDS encoding outer membrane beta-barrel protein, with protein MKKLILLAFVLFIGFFSSNAQVTFRPGLRGGLGLSNLGGHGDFKPDFYVGAFGQINLTKRYSLQPEVTYSRQGANNWEQKQVYFNNDTYESYKISTYKDINIDYLSVAMINKFSFKTGFLLEFGPTLDFIVNTNLPYSNHDVDLGWVSGVGYKLPSGLLIEARFKANIINNYDSINDGYNYDENQYSPSITFQLGVSYTFGGK; from the coding sequence ATGAAGAAACTAATTCTACTCGCTTTTGTTTTATTTATTGGATTTTTTTCATCAAATGCTCAAGTAACTTTCAGACCAGGACTACGAGGTGGATTAGGACTTTCTAATTTGGGAGGTCATGGCGATTTTAAACCTGATTTTTATGTTGGAGCTTTTGGGCAGATAAACTTAACGAAAAGATATTCGCTTCAGCCTGAAGTTACTTACAGCCGTCAAGGAGCAAATAATTGGGAACAGAAACAGGTATATTTTAATAATGATACTTACGAATCTTATAAAATAAGTACATATAAGGATATAAATATCGATTACTTGTCGGTTGCCATGATAAATAAATTCTCGTTTAAAACAGGATTTTTATTAGAATTTGGTCCAACACTTGATTTCATAGTAAATACAAATTTACCATATTCTAATCATGATGTCGATCTTGGATGGGTTTCCGGAGTTGGTTATAAACTGCCTTCAGGCCTTTTGATCGAAGCTCGATTTAAAGCCAATATCATCAATAATTACGACAGTATTAATGACGGATATAATTATGATGAAAATCAATACAGTCCAAGTATAACATTTCAATTAGGAGTTTCTTACACTTTTGGTGGGAAATAA